The following are encoded together in the Paludisphaera mucosa genome:
- a CDS encoding DUF1559 family PulG-like putative transporter yields the protein MSPIASQRRGFTLIELLVVIAIIAVLIALLLPAVQSAREAARRAQCTNNLKQIGLGLANYESANGTYPLGSVRDGVGAVQDCSVSRRHTFFALILPQMELSTVYNAINFSVPSLDSAPPYGKGNANGAAMNSTAYNSGVNSYVCPSDIKSRPHPTSVAGRSQSSYGGVLGNKDVMHWWNGCPADGPPTAESDGMFNADYCYKVSSVSDGLSNTLFVGETAKFRNDADGDWFYQWNQDAWYGSWIANGVSRIFAFATTVAKPNAGVLIPEPDGDSTYYTDWDLSPTLQLQNLGQWGFRSMHSGGVNFLFGDGSVRFIKDSIEVAGGLNPANGQRLGGVYRKLATRAGGEIISSDAY from the coding sequence ATGAGCCCTATCGCAAGTCAACGACGCGGCTTCACGCTGATCGAGCTGCTGGTCGTCATCGCCATCATCGCCGTGCTCATCGCCCTGCTGCTGCCGGCCGTACAGTCGGCCCGCGAGGCCGCCCGCCGCGCCCAGTGCACCAACAACCTCAAGCAGATCGGCCTGGGGTTGGCCAACTATGAGAGCGCCAACGGCACTTATCCGCTGGGCTCGGTGCGCGACGGGGTTGGCGCCGTGCAGGATTGCTCGGTCTCCCGCCGGCACACGTTCTTCGCCCTCATCCTGCCGCAGATGGAGCTGTCGACCGTCTACAACGCGATCAACTTCAGCGTCCCGTCGCTGGATAGCGCTCCCCCCTATGGTAAGGGCAACGCCAACGGCGCTGCCATGAACAGCACGGCCTACAACTCGGGCGTGAACTCCTACGTCTGCCCGTCCGACATCAAATCCCGCCCGCACCCGACCAGCGTCGCCGGCCGCTCTCAGTCGTCGTACGGAGGCGTGCTGGGTAACAAGGACGTCATGCACTGGTGGAACGGCTGCCCGGCCGACGGCCCGCCGACGGCCGAATCCGACGGCATGTTCAACGCCGACTACTGCTACAAGGTCTCCTCGGTGAGCGACGGGTTGAGCAACACCCTGTTCGTGGGCGAGACCGCGAAGTTCCGTAACGACGCCGACGGCGACTGGTTTTACCAGTGGAACCAGGACGCCTGGTACGGCTCGTGGATCGCCAACGGCGTCAGCCGGATCTTCGCCTTCGCCACCACCGTGGCCAAGCCCAACGCCGGCGTCCTCATCCCCGAGCCCGACGGCGACAGCACGTATTACACCGACTGGGACCTGAGCCCGACGCTCCAGCTCCAGAACCTGGGCCAGTGGGGCTTCCGCAGCATGCACTCCGGCGGGGTGAACTTCCTGTTCGGCGACGGCAGCGTCCGTTTCATCAAGGATTCGATCGAGGTGGCCGGCGGCCTCAACCCCGCCAACGGCCAGCGTCTGGGGGGCGTCTATCGGAAACTGGCGACCCGCGCCGGCGGCGAGATTATCAGCTCCGACGCGTACTGA
- a CDS encoding DUF1559 family PulG-like putative transporter, whose product MSPTSGRRRGFTLIELLVVIAIIAVLIALLLPAVQSAREAARRSQCVNNLKQIGLALANYESANGTFPPGSIGYGSKPTADCAVKRRHTFLTLILPMMEQGAVYNAVNFSVPAVATVGPYGTAVSGSVTNSTALTTTISSLICPSDLVVAPGTIVPPGGTGVKGYGQSSYSGSVGHKDVIHWWYGCPAEPSQIESDGVFNADYNYPGAEISDGLSNTLFVGEVSKFRKDPDPALCNQWGHDYLSYSSIAGVTRPNALAFTLAKPNSPMIVPDLPTDSYGGDWDRNPTTRTQDFGQWGFRSMHPGGVNFVFGDGSVHFIKDSIEVVGAPNPTNGWSSPGVYRKLATRQGSETVSADAY is encoded by the coding sequence ATGTCTCCAACTTCGGGTCGACGACGCGGCTTCACCTTGATCGAGCTGCTGGTGGTGATCGCCATCATCGCCGTCCTCATCGCGCTCCTGCTGCCGGCCGTGCAGTCGGCCCGCGAGGCCGCTCGGCGGTCGCAGTGCGTCAACAACCTCAAGCAGATCGGCCTGGCGCTGGCGAACTACGAGAGCGCCAACGGCACCTTCCCCCCCGGCTCGATCGGCTACGGCAGCAAGCCCACCGCCGACTGCGCCGTGAAGCGGCGGCACACCTTCCTGACGCTGATCCTGCCGATGATGGAGCAGGGGGCGGTCTACAACGCGGTCAACTTCAGCGTGCCCGCCGTCGCCACCGTCGGCCCCTACGGCACGGCGGTCAGCGGCTCGGTCACCAACAGCACGGCCCTGACCACGACGATCTCGTCGCTCATCTGCCCGTCGGACCTCGTCGTCGCGCCGGGGACCATCGTCCCGCCGGGCGGGACCGGCGTGAAGGGCTACGGCCAGTCGTCCTATTCCGGTTCGGTCGGCCATAAGGACGTCATCCACTGGTGGTACGGCTGCCCGGCCGAGCCCTCGCAGATCGAGTCCGACGGCGTCTTCAACGCCGACTACAACTACCCGGGGGCCGAGATCTCCGACGGCCTGAGCAACACCCTGTTCGTCGGCGAGGTCTCGAAGTTCCGCAAGGATCCGGACCCGGCCCTGTGCAACCAGTGGGGCCACGACTACCTCTCGTACTCGAGCATCGCCGGGGTCACGCGTCCCAACGCCCTGGCGTTCACCCTGGCCAAGCCCAACTCGCCGATGATCGTCCCCGACCTGCCGACCGACAGCTACGGCGGCGACTGGGACCGGAACCCGACGACCCGGACCCAGGACTTCGGCCAGTGGGGCTTCCGGAGCATGCACCCCGGCGGCGTGAACTTCGTGTTCGGCGACGGCAGCGTCCACTTCATCAAGGACTCGATCGAGGTCGTCGGCGCCCCCAACCCCACCAACGGCTGGTCCTCGCCGGGCGTCTATCGCAAGCTGGCCACCCGACAAGGCTCCGAGACGGTCAGCGCCGACGCCTACTGA
- the truB gene encoding tRNA pseudouridine(55) synthase TruB produces the protein MSLDDVDELPVWEGILSLDKPPGVTSRDVVNRVGRLLPRKVKAGHAGTLDPLATGVLVICIGPATRLIEYVQRMGKTYRSTFRLGARSDTHDVDGTVVATPDPRVADRDEIEAALASQTGEVLQQPPEFSALKVAGRRAYDLARAGEAVELAPRPVRIDRIRVLDYAWPRLEVEIDCGSGTYIRSIARDLGEALGCGAVMETLVRTRIGVFAQADAAAPGDLDRETLAEALRPALDAVPDLPRVALDAVALADVLLGRKIAGDAPPESEVALIGPGGRLVALGRADADGRSIQPRKVLG, from the coding sequence GTGAGCCTGGACGACGTCGACGAATTGCCCGTGTGGGAAGGGATCCTGAGCCTCGACAAGCCGCCGGGCGTGACCTCGCGCGACGTCGTCAACCGCGTCGGCCGGCTCCTGCCCAGGAAGGTCAAGGCGGGCCACGCCGGCACGCTCGACCCCCTGGCGACCGGGGTGCTGGTGATCTGCATCGGCCCCGCGACCCGCCTGATCGAGTACGTCCAGCGGATGGGGAAGACGTACCGTTCGACCTTCCGCCTGGGCGCCCGCAGCGACACCCACGACGTCGACGGAACCGTCGTCGCCACCCCCGACCCCCGCGTCGCCGACCGCGACGAGATCGAGGCGGCGCTGGCGTCCCAGACCGGCGAGGTCCTCCAGCAGCCTCCCGAGTTCTCGGCCCTGAAGGTCGCCGGCCGCCGAGCCTACGACCTGGCCCGCGCCGGCGAGGCCGTCGAGCTGGCCCCCAGGCCCGTGCGCATCGACCGGATCCGGGTCCTCGACTACGCCTGGCCGCGGCTGGAGGTCGAGATCGACTGCGGCAGCGGGACCTACATCCGCTCGATCGCCCGCGACCTCGGCGAGGCGCTGGGCTGCGGCGCGGTGATGGAGACGCTCGTGCGGACCCGCATCGGCGTGTTCGCCCAGGCCGACGCCGCCGCGCCCGGCGACCTCGACCGCGAGACCCTCGCCGAGGCGCTCCGGCCGGCGCTCGACGCCGTCCCGGACCTCCCCCGGGTCGCGCTCGACGCCGTCGCCCTCGCCGACGTCCTCCTGGGCCGGAAGATCGCGGGCGACGCCCCCCCCGAGAGCGAGGTCGCCCTGATCGGCCCCGGCGGCCGGCTCGTGGCCCTCGGCCGGGCCGACGCCGACGGCCGCTCGATCCAGCCTCGGAAGGTCCTGGGCTGA
- a CDS encoding thioredoxin domain-containing protein, protein MPRSTSARTPGITGSLLVALAACLSPAAAQDAPAGRGAGNQLARETSPYLLQHADDPVDWRPWGPEAFAKAKAEDKPIFLSIGYRACYWCHVMHRECFRDPEIARMLNAGFVCIKVDREERPDVDQVYMTALQAFSTGGWPMSMFLLPDGRPFYGGTYHPAHAKEGFTGFDTVLKGIAKSWREERPEMERAADGLTQIVRRKLGDGRPRRRAPLPTSLVADGLAALAERFDPEYGGFGYNRDNPRRPKFPEPVNLAFLIDQHRRGPAKRAGRDDPLAMALTTLDAMARGGIRDQLGGGYHRYATDRYWGSPHFEKMLYDNAQLASALVRAFETTADPRWKAEAEATFAFVARSLTAAEGGFFSSIDAESEAGEGAYYVWTRSEARKVVGDDPDAEAFLQVYGLKREPNFEGGRYVLTEPRARAEQAEALGLSAAELARRLEGPRAKLLAARGRRPAPACDDKVLTAWNGLMIAAYAEGGRVLKDASYLRAAEKAADFALERLREPSGRLLRTYRGGSAKLPAYLEDYAFLVHGLLRLHQAGGDPKRLEQARTLADRMIADFGDDAEGGFFFTADDHETLLARSKGPLDDALPSANAVAALDLLALHRATGEARYLDLAGRTLDAFSSFLTQDPASMPTMLTALAEYQDLRPTPPGGQP, encoded by the coding sequence ATGCCACGATCGACGTCCGCTCGCACGCCCGGGATCACGGGGTCGCTGCTGGTCGCCCTAGCGGCGTGCCTCTCCCCGGCCGCCGCCCAGGATGCCCCGGCCGGCCGCGGGGCCGGGAACCAACTCGCCCGCGAGACCAGCCCGTACCTCCTCCAGCACGCCGACGACCCCGTCGACTGGCGGCCCTGGGGGCCCGAGGCGTTCGCGAAGGCGAAGGCCGAGGACAAACCGATCTTCCTGTCGATCGGCTACCGCGCCTGCTACTGGTGCCACGTCATGCACCGCGAGTGCTTCCGCGACCCCGAGATCGCGCGGATGCTCAACGCCGGCTTCGTCTGCATCAAGGTCGACCGCGAGGAGCGCCCGGACGTCGACCAGGTCTACATGACGGCCCTCCAGGCGTTCAGCACCGGAGGTTGGCCGATGTCCATGTTCCTGCTCCCCGACGGCCGGCCGTTCTACGGCGGGACGTATCACCCCGCGCACGCGAAAGAAGGCTTCACCGGCTTCGACACGGTGCTCAAGGGGATCGCCAAATCCTGGCGCGAGGAGCGCCCGGAGATGGAGCGCGCCGCCGACGGGCTCACCCAGATCGTCCGTCGCAAGCTGGGCGACGGACGGCCCCGCCGCCGGGCCCCGCTGCCGACGAGCCTCGTCGCCGACGGCCTGGCCGCGCTCGCCGAGCGGTTCGACCCCGAGTACGGCGGCTTCGGCTACAACCGCGACAACCCGCGTCGGCCCAAGTTCCCCGAGCCCGTGAACCTCGCCTTCCTGATCGACCAGCACCGCCGCGGCCCGGCCAAACGCGCCGGCCGTGACGACCCCCTGGCCATGGCCCTGACGACGCTCGACGCCATGGCCCGCGGCGGCATCCGCGACCAGCTCGGCGGCGGCTACCACCGCTACGCCACCGACCGCTACTGGGGCTCGCCGCACTTCGAGAAGATGCTCTACGACAACGCCCAGCTCGCCTCGGCCCTCGTCCGCGCCTTCGAGACGACCGCCGACCCGCGCTGGAAGGCCGAGGCCGAGGCGACCTTCGCGTTCGTCGCCCGCTCGCTGACCGCCGCCGAGGGGGGCTTCTTCTCCTCGATCGACGCCGAGAGCGAGGCCGGCGAGGGGGCGTATTACGTCTGGACCCGCTCCGAGGCCCGCAAGGTCGTCGGCGACGACCCCGACGCCGAGGCGTTCCTGCAGGTCTACGGCCTGAAGCGCGAGCCCAACTTCGAAGGGGGCCGCTACGTCCTGACCGAGCCCCGGGCGCGAGCCGAGCAGGCCGAGGCGCTCGGCCTGTCCGCGGCCGAGCTGGCGAGGCGGCTCGAAGGCCCCCGCGCGAAGCTGCTGGCCGCCCGCGGCCGCCGCCCCGCGCCCGCCTGCGACGACAAGGTCCTGACCGCCTGGAACGGCCTCATGATCGCCGCCTACGCCGAGGGCGGCCGCGTCCTCAAGGACGCCTCGTACCTCCGCGCCGCCGAGAAGGCCGCCGACTTCGCGCTCGAACGCCTCCGCGAACCCTCGGGGCGGCTGCTGCGGACCTACCGCGGCGGCTCGGCGAAGCTGCCGGCCTACCTGGAAGACTACGCGTTCCTCGTGCACGGCCTGCTGCGGCTCCATCAGGCCGGCGGCGACCCCAAACGACTGGAGCAGGCCCGCACGCTGGCCGACCGCATGATCGCGGATTTCGGCGACGACGCCGAAGGCGGCTTCTTCTTCACCGCCGACGACCACGAGACCCTGCTGGCCCGCTCGAAGGGCCCCCTCGACGACGCGCTGCCGTCCGCCAACGCCGTCGCCGCGCTCGACCTGCTCGCCCTCCACCGCGCGACGGGCGAGGCCCGCTACCTGGACCTCGCGGGGCGGACGCTCGACGCCTTCAGCAGCTTCCTCACCCAGGACCCGGCGTCGATGCCGACCATGCTGACGGCCCTGGCGGAATACCAGGACCTTCGGCCAACCCCGCCCGGCGGACAGCCTTGA
- a CDS encoding DUF11 domain-containing protein encodes MTMGRRLFFVLGMVLLIACGPARVLGAQDGLSDPAEAPASLPPAAAVPAPEEPADLPPARDPLPGMDDAAAPAPAPAPSRAKAKAARPDPAVERTQAPAAAPAAAPAPAPASAPAGDGAFLQPNERLPLGKHEVLVSVEVQAPAEMNLNREAAAKIIVVNSGSADAFNVVVRDELPPGLTFVSSSPAPEGAQQGVLTWRLGTLPAGQSKTIPMRVTPTQVVHVDHGVTVSFQAGSKARTLVREPKLKVEVVQSPSIPKQLKGKPVEFRISVTNTGDGPARNVLVLAKLSPGLSHESGERNDQNSLEHPIDRLGAGERVDLPALRVDAKQGGRQACTVKATSPDVVPNPADAEVERVVDVVEAKLKILLTAVEKRFTDTIAPYEVSIENPGTAPARNVKVQVALPVSGRLVAQPPDALWDRKTQRLNWSIAELAPGEPPRTLKFDVRMGDVGFYEVTAEAKADNVAVERDKRSTDVQGMADVDIVVQERRRVVDVGNETTFLVKLHNYGTKEAVNVDVNAAVSPNLQITETSGGPEGESKGPADGSQVSFPKIDRLGPNASVTLGIKVKAKNLGDGIGVCTVSVKHNDLTTELKGMANVKVTEGRRTADAAEPRAK; translated from the coding sequence ATGACCATGGGCCGGCGACTCTTCTTCGTGCTCGGCATGGTGCTGTTGATCGCCTGCGGTCCCGCGCGAGTCCTCGGCGCGCAGGATGGGCTCTCGGACCCGGCGGAGGCGCCCGCCTCGCTGCCTCCCGCGGCCGCCGTCCCCGCCCCGGAAGAGCCCGCGGACCTCCCCCCGGCCCGGGATCCGCTCCCCGGCATGGACGATGCGGCGGCGCCCGCCCCCGCGCCCGCGCCGTCGCGGGCGAAGGCGAAGGCCGCGCGCCCGGATCCGGCGGTCGAACGCACGCAGGCGCCCGCGGCCGCCCCCGCCGCGGCTCCGGCCCCCGCCCCCGCGTCGGCCCCGGCGGGCGACGGCGCGTTCCTCCAGCCGAACGAGCGGCTCCCGCTCGGCAAGCACGAGGTCCTGGTGAGCGTCGAGGTCCAGGCCCCGGCCGAGATGAACCTCAACCGCGAGGCCGCCGCCAAGATCATCGTCGTCAACAGCGGCTCGGCCGACGCCTTCAACGTCGTCGTCCGCGACGAGCTGCCGCCGGGCCTGACCTTCGTCTCCAGCTCGCCCGCCCCCGAGGGCGCGCAGCAGGGGGTGCTCACCTGGCGGCTGGGGACGCTGCCGGCCGGCCAGAGCAAGACGATCCCCATGCGGGTGACGCCGACCCAGGTCGTGCACGTGGACCACGGGGTCACCGTCTCCTTCCAGGCCGGGAGCAAGGCCCGGACCCTGGTCCGCGAACCCAAGCTGAAGGTCGAGGTCGTCCAGTCGCCGAGCATCCCCAAGCAGCTCAAGGGCAAGCCCGTCGAGTTCCGGATCTCCGTCACCAACACCGGCGACGGCCCGGCGCGGAACGTCCTCGTGCTGGCGAAGCTCAGCCCCGGCCTGAGCCACGAGAGCGGCGAGCGTAACGACCAGAACAGCCTCGAACACCCCATCGACCGCCTGGGCGCCGGCGAGCGCGTGGACCTGCCGGCGCTGCGGGTCGACGCCAAGCAGGGGGGGCGGCAGGCCTGCACCGTGAAGGCCACCAGCCCCGACGTCGTCCCCAATCCCGCCGACGCCGAGGTCGAGCGCGTGGTCGACGTGGTCGAGGCCAAGCTCAAGATCCTGCTCACCGCGGTTGAGAAGCGGTTCACCGACACGATCGCCCCGTACGAGGTCTCGATCGAGAACCCCGGCACCGCGCCGGCGCGGAACGTCAAGGTGCAGGTGGCGCTGCCGGTCAGCGGCCGGCTCGTCGCCCAGCCCCCCGACGCCCTCTGGGACCGCAAGACCCAGCGCCTGAACTGGTCGATCGCCGAGCTGGCCCCCGGCGAGCCGCCCCGCACGCTGAAGTTCGACGTCCGCATGGGCGACGTCGGGTTCTACGAGGTCACCGCCGAGGCCAAGGCCGACAATGTCGCCGTCGAGCGCGACAAGCGGTCGACCGACGTCCAGGGCATGGCCGACGTCGACATCGTCGTCCAGGAGCGGCGCAGGGTCGTCGACGTGGGTAACGAGACGACGTTCCTCGTCAAGCTCCACAACTACGGCACCAAGGAGGCGGTCAACGTCGACGTCAACGCCGCGGTTTCGCCCAACCTCCAGATCACCGAGACGTCGGGCGGGCCCGAGGGAGAGAGCAAGGGGCCGGCGGACGGGTCCCAGGTCAGCTTCCCCAAGATCGACCGCCTCGGCCCCAACGCCTCGGTCACGCTCGGCATCAAGGTGAAGGCGAAGAACCTCGGCGACGGGATCGGCGTCTGCACGGTCTCGGTCAAGCACAACGACCTGACGACCGAGCTGAAGGGCATGGCGAACGTCAAGGTGACCGAGGGCCGGCGCACGGCCGACGCGGCGGAGCCCAGGGCGAAGTGA
- the miaA gene encoding tRNA (adenosine(37)-N6)-dimethylallyltransferase MiaA, with product MSLAAEHRAVYLAGPTASGKSAVGVHLARRLDAEIVALDSMTLYRGMDVGTAKPTLAERGGVPHHLIDVLDPWESASVAQFRELALDAIRDVESRGRRALFVGGTALYLKAMLRGLFDGPGADPEVRSRLEAEAKASGDAALHGRLAALDPATAARLHPNDRRRIVRALEVIELTGIPFSELQRQHGRPAPAATRVFALELPRPVLYDRINGRVLAMVEAGLLDEVRRLQSAPKPMGAVAAQGVGYRETIAHLAGETDLRRTIELIQTRTRQFAKRQGTWFRGLAEVTPFAVDTGEQPEAVAERLAAAIAADVEPPNRRD from the coding sequence ATGAGCCTCGCGGCGGAGCATCGGGCGGTCTATCTCGCGGGCCCCACGGCCTCGGGCAAGTCGGCGGTCGGCGTCCACCTGGCGCGTCGGCTCGACGCCGAGATCGTCGCCCTCGACTCGATGACCCTCTACCGCGGCATGGACGTCGGCACGGCCAAGCCGACGCTCGCGGAGCGAGGAGGCGTGCCTCACCACCTGATCGACGTCCTCGACCCCTGGGAATCGGCCAGCGTCGCGCAGTTCCGGGAACTGGCTTTGGACGCGATCCGAGACGTCGAATCGCGGGGCCGGCGGGCGCTGTTCGTCGGCGGCACGGCGCTCTACCTGAAGGCCATGCTCCGCGGCCTGTTCGACGGCCCCGGGGCGGATCCCGAGGTTCGCAGCCGTTTGGAAGCCGAGGCCAAGGCCTCGGGCGACGCCGCGCTCCACGGCCGGCTGGCGGCGCTCGACCCGGCGACCGCCGCGCGACTGCACCCCAACGACCGCCGGCGGATCGTGCGGGCGCTCGAGGTCATCGAGCTGACCGGGATCCCCTTCAGCGAACTCCAGCGCCAGCACGGCCGCCCCGCGCCGGCGGCGACGCGGGTCTTCGCTTTGGAGCTTCCCCGACCGGTGCTGTACGACCGGATCAACGGCCGAGTGCTGGCGATGGTCGAGGCCGGCCTGCTGGACGAAGTCCGCCGCCTGCAATCGGCCCCGAAGCCGATGGGCGCGGTGGCGGCTCAGGGGGTCGGCTATCGCGAGACGATCGCCCACCTGGCCGGCGAGACCGACCTGCGGCGGACGATCGAGCTGATCCAGACGCGGACCCGCCAGTTCGCCAAGAGGCAGGGGACGTGGTTCCGGGGGCTCGCCGAGGTGACGCCGTTCGCGGTCGACACGGGAGAGCAGCCCGAGGCCGTCGCGGAGCGTCTCGCCGCGGCGATTGCGGCCGACGTCGAGCCCCCGAATCGCCGCGATTGA
- a CDS encoding glycosyltransferase family 39 protein — protein MLVASLLVGLATLAVMLATEPRLAIVWDEGYSLGREARLRTWFRALRDPQAFAATWTPPVEEYVQQQGAGPPRPDQVDTRTKLLFDPAVLAWFWPFAREEPHGHPPFYALLGLVGDLFTPDRSELARGRLGPILLFSFVAGALFHFVARRWGWWAAAASAGAWVLQPNLFGHGHYASYDGPLSALWLLAIFAFVAAVERDEDGKRRRLVWAWAVVLGLIFGCAMADKLTGWFLPLPFLVWAVIFRSRRAFVALAVGLAVGLLVTYLLQPAWWSEPLAGPVRFFRSNLTRQQTIMIPIRFLGQIYRTPNESLPWYNTVVLTAFATPVGFLVLALAGAYRALARWKAEPVLLLILGHWAFLLALRAMPHTPGHDGVRLFLPAFGVIALLAGPGVEQVRAWVGRASRWLVSASLLEGVVSVLVMMPVPLAYYSPIVGGLPGAVGLGMEPTYYWDGLGPEALAWLRAETAPGRTIRFSTFPTSWIYLRTTGELPRKVAPIDRGEPQWYVLQNRPGILNPWDLALIERAKPAYTVAKLGVPLIWIFPFEAYQEASRENAR, from the coding sequence TTGCTCGTCGCCTCGCTCCTGGTCGGCCTGGCGACGCTCGCCGTCATGCTGGCGACCGAGCCCCGGCTGGCGATCGTCTGGGACGAGGGCTACAGCCTCGGCCGCGAGGCGCGGCTGCGGACCTGGTTCCGGGCGCTCCGCGATCCTCAGGCGTTCGCGGCCACCTGGACGCCCCCGGTCGAGGAATACGTCCAGCAGCAGGGGGCGGGACCGCCCCGGCCCGACCAGGTCGACACCCGGACGAAACTCCTGTTCGACCCGGCCGTCCTGGCCTGGTTCTGGCCCTTCGCCCGCGAGGAGCCCCACGGCCACCCGCCGTTCTACGCGCTCCTCGGCCTGGTCGGCGACCTCTTCACGCCGGACCGCTCGGAGCTGGCCCGCGGCCGCCTGGGGCCGATCCTGCTGTTCAGCTTCGTCGCGGGCGCGCTGTTCCACTTCGTCGCCCGCCGCTGGGGATGGTGGGCCGCCGCGGCCTCGGCCGGCGCCTGGGTTTTGCAGCCCAACCTGTTCGGCCACGGCCACTATGCGTCGTACGACGGCCCGTTGAGCGCCCTTTGGCTGCTGGCGATCTTCGCCTTCGTCGCGGCCGTCGAGCGAGACGAGGACGGCAAGCGCCGTCGCCTCGTTTGGGCCTGGGCGGTCGTGCTGGGCCTGATCTTCGGCTGCGCGATGGCCGACAAGCTGACGGGCTGGTTCCTGCCGCTCCCCTTCCTGGTCTGGGCCGTCATCTTCCGGAGCCGCCGGGCGTTCGTCGCGCTGGCGGTCGGCCTGGCGGTCGGCCTGCTGGTCACGTACCTGCTCCAGCCCGCCTGGTGGTCGGAGCCGCTGGCGGGTCCCGTCCGCTTCTTCCGGTCGAACCTGACCCGGCAGCAGACGATCATGATCCCGATCCGGTTCCTGGGGCAGATCTACCGGACCCCGAATGAGTCGCTCCCCTGGTACAACACGGTCGTCCTGACCGCGTTCGCCACGCCCGTCGGGTTCCTCGTGCTCGCCCTGGCCGGGGCGTACCGGGCGCTGGCGAGGTGGAAGGCTGAGCCGGTCCTGCTGCTGATCCTCGGCCACTGGGCCTTCCTGCTGGCGCTGCGGGCGATGCCCCACACGCCCGGGCACGACGGCGTCCGGCTCTTCCTGCCGGCGTTCGGCGTCATCGCCCTGCTCGCGGGCCCGGGCGTCGAGCAGGTGCGGGCCTGGGTGGGGAGGGCGTCGCGCTGGCTCGTCTCGGCGAGCCTTCTTGAGGGGGTCGTCAGCGTCCTGGTGATGATGCCCGTGCCGCTGGCTTATTACAGCCCGATCGTGGGCGGGCTCCCGGGGGCGGTGGGGCTCGGCATGGAGCCGACGTACTACTGGGACGGCCTGGGCCCCGAGGCCCTCGCCTGGCTCCGCGCCGAGACGGCGCCCGGCCGGACGATCCGGTTCTCGACCTTCCCGACGTCGTGGATCTACCTTCGCACCACCGGCGAGCTGCCCCGGAAGGTCGCGCCGATCGACCGGGGCGAGCCGCAGTGGTACGTCCTGCAGAACCGGCCCGGGATCCTGAACCCCTGGGACCTCGCCCTGATCGAGCGGGCGAAGCCGGCCTACACCGTCGCCAAGCTGGGCGTCCCCCTGATCTGGATCTTCCCGTTCGAGGCCTACCAGGAGGCCTCGCGCGAGAACGCTCGATGA
- a CDS encoding N-acetyltransferase: MNIRPARVGDVAAIYELIRKFADRKVMIRRSLGELYESIREFLVAVDDEEGRVVGCVALHVFWEDLAELKCLAVAEEAQRAGVGRMLVDACWEQARELEINSVFALTYAVGFFERCGYGQMDKADLPHKIWNECVRCPLFPNCTEVALIRSHKPASKAVEAVDALALAPV; the protein is encoded by the coding sequence TTGAACATCCGCCCCGCACGCGTCGGCGACGTCGCCGCCATCTACGAGTTGATTCGCAAGTTCGCGGACCGCAAGGTGATGATCCGCAGGTCCCTGGGCGAGTTGTACGAGTCGATCAGAGAGTTCCTCGTCGCGGTCGATGATGAGGAAGGCAGGGTCGTGGGCTGCGTGGCGTTGCACGTGTTCTGGGAGGACCTCGCCGAGTTGAAGTGCCTCGCCGTGGCCGAGGAGGCCCAGCGGGCCGGGGTCGGCCGCATGCTGGTCGACGCCTGCTGGGAGCAGGCCCGCGAGCTGGAGATCAACTCCGTCTTCGCGCTGACCTACGCCGTCGGCTTCTTCGAGCGCTGCGGCTACGGCCAGATGGACAAGGCCGACCTGCCGCACAAGATCTGGAACGAGTGCGTACGCTGCCCGCTCTTCCCGAACTGCACGGAAGTCGCCCTGATCCGCTCCCACAAGCCGGCGTCGAAGGCGGTCGAGGCCGTCGACGCCCTGGCGTTGGCCCCCGTCTGA